Below is a genomic region from Coleofasciculaceae cyanobacterium.
TCAACTTAATGCAGAGATTAAAGTTTTAATCTACAATAATCCTCAAGCCGAAGTAAAAGAGCGTGCCAAGAAATATAACATTCCGACAATCTTGATCGATCATCGCAACTATCAGAAGCGAAAAAACTTCGATCACGAAATTGTTGCCGTCTTAAAGGCTTATGGTGCAGATTGGGTAGTCATGGCGGGATGGATGCGAATCATTACTCAAGTCTTACTTGATGGTTATCCTAACCGCATTATTAATATTCATCCAAGTTTGTTGCCCAGTTTCAAAGGGATTAAAGCTGTCGAACAAGCATTGGAAGCAAAGGTAAAAATTACTGGCTGTACAGCGCATCTGGTGAATCTAGAAGTTGATAGCGGTGAGATTATTATGCAGGCTGCCGTACCAATTTTAGCTAATGATAATTTAGATACTCTTCATGCCAAAATTCAACAACAAGAGCATATTATATTGCCGAAAGCGATCGCCCTAGCTGCTTCAGTGGCAGACAATGAGCGTATTAGTCGAATTGGCTGATTTACTTAATCTATGCCTGACAAAATCATGAATTTACATTATAAGTTTACTAAGTAAATTTATCTCCTTAGTCGTAATTTTGTGTTGATGGGGATAAAACTTCTGTAATCATGACAGGATTCATTACCGTAGTTGTTCCTCGATCCGCATAAATAGGTTCTCCTTTAATCAACATTACGTCAGGATAAGTATATAGACGATAACGAGGTATCTAGAGACGCACATCGGCCATATAGACACGGTAGTTTTGCT
It encodes:
- the purN gene encoding phosphoribosylglycinamide formyltransferase codes for the protein MTELSIQNNFPDSSDGLISPNLASIPSPSLPLQLGLMASGNGTNFAAVAKAIADSQLNAEIKVLIYNNPQAEVKERAKKYNIPTILIDHRNYQKRKNFDHEIVAVLKAYGADWVVMAGWMRIITQVLLDGYPNRIINIHPSLLPSFKGIKAVEQALEAKVKITGCTAHLVNLEVDSGEIIMQAAVPILANDNLDTLHAKIQQQEHIILPKAIALAASVADNERISRIG